In a single window of the Rhodoferax saidenbachensis genome:
- the rpmJ gene encoding 50S ribosomal protein L36 produces the protein MKVSASVKKICRNCKIIRRKGVVRVICTDPRHKQRQG, from the coding sequence ATGAAGGTTTCGGCTTCGGTCAAGAAAATTTGCCGCAACTGCAAAATTATCCGTCGCAAGGGCGTTGTGCGTGTGATCTGTACAGATCCACGTCACAAGCAGCGTCAGGGTTAA
- the rplR gene encoding 50S ribosomal protein L18 — protein MLTKKEQRLRRARQTRIRIATQGVARLTVTRTNLHIYASVISGDGGKVLASASTAEADVRKSLGASGKGGNVAAAQIIGKRVAEKAKAAGVEKVAFDRSGFAYHGRVKALADAAREAGLQF, from the coding sequence ATGTTGACCAAAAAAGAGCAGCGTCTTCGCAGAGCCCGTCAGACTCGTATCCGCATTGCAACGCAAGGTGTAGCCCGTTTGACCGTGACCCGTACCAACCTGCACATCTATGCCAGCGTTATCTCTGGCGACGGTGGCAAGGTTCTGGCAAGCGCATCCACTGCAGAAGCAGATGTGCGCAAGTCCCTGGGTGCTAGCGGCAAAGGCGGCAACGTCGCTGCAGCGCAAATCATTGGCAAGCGCGTGGCTGAAAAAGCCAAAGCTGCTGGTGTAGAAAAAGTTGCGTTTGACCGTTCAGGTTTTGCGTACCACGGCCGTGTCAAGGCGCTGGCTGATGCCGCGCGTGAAGCTGGCTTGCAGTTCTAA
- the rplO gene encoding 50S ribosomal protein L15, translating to MELNNIKPAEGAKHAKRRVGRGIGSGLGKTAGRGHKGQKSRSGGGPAVGFEGGQMPMHRRLPKRGFKSHLLQFNAEVTLTALDALGLPEVDLLSLKQAGLVGQLAKVVKVINTGAIAKAVKLNGIGATAGAKAAIEAAGGSVA from the coding sequence ATGGAACTTAATAACATCAAGCCTGCAGAAGGCGCAAAGCACGCCAAGCGTCGCGTGGGTCGTGGTATCGGCTCTGGCCTGGGCAAGACCGCTGGCCGTGGCCACAAAGGTCAAAAGTCACGTTCCGGTGGCGGTCCCGCTGTAGGCTTCGAAGGTGGCCAGATGCCTATGCATCGCCGCTTGCCCAAGCGCGGTTTCAAGTCACACCTGCTGCAATTCAATGCAGAAGTCACCTTGACCGCATTGGACGCACTGGGTTTGCCTGAAGTCGATCTGTTGTCGCTCAAGCAAGCTGGTCTCGTGGGCCAATTGGCCAAGGTGGTTAAGGTTATCAACACCGGCGCGATTGCCAAAGCAGTCAAGCTGAACGGTATTGGTGCTACTGCTGGTGCAAAGGCTGCGATTGAAGCAGCTGGCGGCAGCGTTGCCTGA
- the rplF gene encoding 50S ribosomal protein L6, producing the protein MSRVGKLPVAIPAGVDVSIKADQISVKGTGGTLNLTLNSLVKVANDAGNLNFAPANDSREANAMSGTMRQLVNNMVVGVTKGFEKKLSLIGVGYKAQASGAKLNLAVGYSHPVNIDMPVGISVATPTPTEILIKGADRQRVGQIAAEIRAVRPPEPYKGKGIRYADEKITIKETKKK; encoded by the coding sequence ATGTCCCGTGTAGGTAAACTCCCCGTCGCGATTCCCGCTGGCGTTGATGTGTCGATCAAGGCAGACCAGATCAGTGTCAAAGGCACTGGTGGTACGCTGAATCTGACACTAAACAGCCTGGTTAAGGTCGCCAACGACGCTGGCAACCTGAATTTTGCTCCAGCCAATGATTCCCGCGAAGCCAATGCCATGTCTGGCACCATGCGTCAGCTGGTGAACAACATGGTGGTTGGTGTCACCAAGGGCTTTGAGAAAAAGTTGAGCCTGATTGGCGTGGGTTACAAAGCCCAGGCTTCCGGTGCCAAACTGAATCTGGCTGTCGGTTACTCGCATCCCGTCAACATCGATATGCCTGTTGGCATTTCGGTGGCGACGCCCACTCCTACAGAAATCCTGATCAAAGGTGCTGACCGTCAGCGCGTTGGACAGATTGCTGCTGAGATCCGTGCTGTTCGTCCGCCAGAGCCTTACAAGGGCAAGGGCATCCGCTATGCGGACGAGAAGATCACGATCAAAGAAACCAAGAAGAAATAA
- the rpsK gene encoding 30S ribosomal protein S11, producing MAKAPANNAAQRVRKKVRKNVADGIAHVHASFNNTIITITDRQGNALSWASSGGQGFKGSRKSTPFAAQVASEVAGRAALEQGIKNLDVEIKGPGPGRESSVRALAALGIRINMIADVTPVPHNGCRPQKRRRI from the coding sequence ATGGCAAAAGCTCCAGCCAATAACGCAGCACAACGTGTGCGCAAGAAAGTCCGCAAGAATGTTGCGGATGGTATTGCACACGTTCACGCGTCTTTCAATAACACCATCATCACCATTACGGATCGTCAAGGCAATGCTTTGTCTTGGGCTTCGTCTGGCGGTCAGGGTTTCAAGGGCTCTCGCAAGTCCACTCCTTTTGCTGCCCAGGTAGCATCAGAAGTGGCTGGCCGCGCAGCTCTGGAACAAGGTATCAAGAACCTGGATGTAGAGATCAAGGGCCCCGGTCCTGGTCGTGAGTCCTCGGTTCGTGCCTTGGCTGCACTGGGTATCCGCATCAACATGATCGCTGATGTGACACCTGTGCCGCATAACGGTTGCCGCCCTCAAAAGCGCCGCCGTATCTAA
- the rpsM gene encoding 30S ribosomal protein S13: MARIAGINIPPQQHSEIGLTAIFGIGRTRARKICEACGIAYSKKVKDLTDGDLEKIRDQIAQFTIEGDLRRETTMNIKRLMDIGCYRGFRHRRGLPMRGQRTRTNARTRKGPRKAAQSLKK, encoded by the coding sequence ATGGCACGTATCGCTGGCATCAACATTCCGCCGCAACAGCATTCTGAAATTGGCCTGACCGCCATTTTTGGTATCGGTCGCACACGCGCTCGCAAGATTTGCGAAGCTTGCGGCATTGCATATTCCAAGAAGGTCAAAGACTTGACCGACGGTGATCTGGAAAAAATCCGCGACCAGATCGCTCAGTTTACAATCGAGGGTGATTTGCGTCGTGAAACGACAATGAACATCAAGCGATTGATGGACATTGGTTGCTACCGTGGATTCCGCCATCGCCGTGGTTTGCCCATGCGTGGTCAGCGTACACGTACCAATGCGCGTACTCGCAAAGGCCCACGTAAGGCCGCCCAGTCACTGAAGAAATAA
- the rpsD gene encoding 30S ribosomal protein S4, translating to MARYLGPKAKLSRREGTDLFLKSARRAIGDKAKFDSKPGQHGRTSGTRTSDYGLQLREKQKVKRMYGVLERQFRRYFEEADRRKGNTGANLLSLLESRLDNVVYRMGFGSTRAEARQLVSHKAITVNGNSVNIPSYMVKAGDVVALRDKSKKQNRVVEALQLAQQVGMPAWVEVSIEKAEGTFKSVPDRDQFAADINESLIVELYSR from the coding sequence GTGGCACGCTATCTCGGCCCCAAGGCCAAACTCTCTCGCCGTGAAGGCACCGACCTGTTCCTCAAGAGCGCCCGTCGCGCTATTGGTGACAAGGCGAAGTTTGATTCCAAACCAGGTCAGCACGGTCGTACCTCCGGTACTCGCACTTCTGACTACGGTTTGCAACTGCGTGAAAAGCAGAAGGTCAAGCGCATGTACGGCGTTCTGGAACGCCAGTTCCGTCGTTACTTCGAAGAAGCCGATCGCCGCAAAGGCAACACCGGTGCTAACCTGCTGTCCCTGCTGGAATCCCGCTTGGATAACGTCGTGTACCGCATGGGCTTTGGTTCCACGCGTGCTGAAGCGCGTCAATTGGTATCCCACAAAGCCATCACCGTGAACGGTAATTCCGTGAACATCCCGTCTTACATGGTGAAAGCGGGTGATGTGGTTGCATTGCGTGACAAGTCCAAGAAGCAAAACCGTGTGGTTGAAGCTTTGCAACTGGCGCAACAAGTAGGCATGCCTGCTTGGGTTGAAGTCAGTATTGAAAAGGCCGAAGGCACTTTCAAGTCGGTTCCTGACCGTGACCAGTTTGCTGCAGACATCAACGAATCGTTGATCGTCGAGTTGTACTCGCGCTAA
- the secY gene encoding preprotein translocase subunit SecY, with amino-acid sequence MATNAAQIAKTGKFGDLRRRLMFLLLALVVYRVGAHIPVPGIDPAQLQQLFKGQQGGILSLFNMFSGGALSRFTIFALGIMPYISASIIMQLLTYVLPTFEQLKKEGEAGRRKITQYTRYGTLGLALFQSMGIALALESSAGLVISPGFGFRMTAVVTLTAGTMFLMWLGEQITERGLGNGISILIFGGIAAGLPNAIGGLLELVRTGAMSIIVSLLIVVLIALVTYFVVFVERGQRKILVNYARRQVGNKVYGGQSSHLPLKLNMAGVIPPIFASSIILLPATVANWFSSGDSMRWLKDIASTLSPGQPVYVMLYASAIVFFCFFYTALVFNSRETADNLKKSGAFIPGIRPGDQTAKYIDKILLRLTLAGAIYITFVCLLPEFLILKYNVPFYFGGTSLLIIVVVTMDFMAQVQNYMMSQQYESLLKKANFKAS; translated from the coding sequence GTGGCAACTAACGCAGCTCAAATCGCAAAAACAGGCAAGTTCGGTGACCTGCGTCGCCGCTTGATGTTCTTGTTGCTCGCGCTGGTGGTTTACCGTGTGGGTGCGCACATTCCGGTGCCTGGTATTGATCCGGCCCAGTTGCAGCAGCTGTTCAAAGGACAGCAAGGCGGCATCCTGAGCCTGTTCAATATGTTCTCCGGTGGTGCGTTGTCCCGGTTTACCATCTTTGCCTTGGGGATCATGCCGTACATTTCGGCATCCATCATCATGCAGCTGCTCACTTACGTCCTTCCGACGTTCGAGCAGTTGAAAAAAGAAGGTGAAGCCGGACGCCGCAAGATTACGCAATACACCCGTTATGGAACATTGGGTCTTGCGCTGTTCCAGTCCATGGGTATTGCGCTGGCGCTGGAGTCCTCGGCAGGTTTGGTGATCTCTCCTGGTTTCGGCTTCCGAATGACTGCTGTTGTGACATTGACAGCTGGAACCATGTTTTTGATGTGGCTGGGTGAGCAGATTACGGAGCGTGGACTCGGTAATGGCATCTCGATTCTGATTTTCGGCGGTATTGCTGCGGGCTTGCCTAATGCGATTGGTGGACTGTTGGAATTGGTCAGAACTGGAGCCATGAGCATTATCGTGTCGCTGCTGATCGTGGTCCTGATAGCGCTGGTCACGTACTTCGTGGTGTTCGTTGAGCGTGGTCAACGCAAGATTTTGGTGAACTATGCGCGCCGTCAGGTGGGCAACAAGGTGTACGGTGGGCAATCTTCCCACCTGCCACTGAAGCTGAACATGGCAGGTGTGATTCCTCCCATCTTTGCTTCCTCCATTATTCTGTTGCCTGCAACGGTAGCGAATTGGTTTAGTTCTGGCGACTCCATGCGCTGGTTGAAAGATATTGCAAGCACGCTGAGCCCTGGCCAGCCTGTTTATGTGATGCTGTATGCAAGTGCAATTGTGTTTTTCTGCTTTTTCTATACGGCCTTGGTGTTCAACAGCCGTGAGACTGCAGACAACCTGAAGAAGAGCGGCGCATTCATTCCTGGAATTCGCCCTGGTGATCAAACGGCAAAGTACATCGATAAAATCCTGTTGCGTTTGACGCTGGCCGGTGCGATTTACATCACCTTTGTGTGTCTGTTGCCAGAGTTTTTGATTTTGAAGTACAACGTGCCGTTCTATTTCGGTGGCACTTCACTTCTGATTATTGTGGTGGTGACCATGGATTTCATGGCACAGGTACAGAATTACATGATGTCTCAGCAATATGAATCGCTGCTGAAGAAGGCTAATTTCAAAGCTTCTTGA
- the rpsE gene encoding 30S ribosomal protein S5: MAKVQAKMQGKAEGPEDGLREKMIAINRVTKVVKGGRILGFAALTVVGDGDGRIGMGKGKSKEVPAAVQKAMEEARRNMLKVSLKNGTIHHKVMGHHGAASVMMAPAPKGTGIIAGGPMRAVFEVVGITDIVAKSHGSSNPYNMVRATLHALSVSTTPSEVAAKRGKTVEEIFA; encoded by the coding sequence ATGGCTAAAGTTCAAGCAAAAATGCAAGGTAAGGCCGAGGGTCCTGAGGACGGTCTGCGCGAGAAGATGATCGCGATCAATCGCGTTACCAAAGTGGTGAAGGGCGGCCGTATTCTCGGTTTCGCAGCCTTGACCGTGGTTGGTGATGGTGATGGTCGCATCGGTATGGGCAAGGGTAAATCCAAGGAAGTGCCGGCTGCTGTGCAGAAGGCCATGGAAGAAGCCCGTCGTAACATGCTGAAGGTTTCCCTGAAAAACGGCACCATTCACCACAAGGTGATGGGTCACCACGGTGCAGCCAGCGTCATGATGGCACCGGCTCCCAAGGGTACCGGCATCATTGCAGGTGGTCCTATGCGTGCAGTTTTTGAAGTGGTAGGTATTACCGACATCGTGGCCAAGAGCCATGGTTCGAGCAATCCCTACAACATGGTGCGTGCCACGCTGCATGCGCTGTCCGTGTCGACAACACCTTCGGAAGTTGCAGCCAAGCGCGGCAAGACCGTGGAAGAGATCTTCGCTTAA
- the rpmD gene encoding 50S ribosomal protein L30 encodes MTTQQTVKVQLVRSPIGTKESHRATVRGLGLRKLNSVSELQDTPAVRGMINKISYLIKVL; translated from the coding sequence ATGACAACACAACAAACAGTCAAGGTTCAATTGGTGCGTAGCCCAATCGGAACCAAAGAATCTCACCGCGCTACCGTGCGTGGTTTGGGTCTGCGCAAGCTCAACAGTGTGAGCGAGTTGCAAGACACGCCCGCTGTTCGCGGCATGATCAACAAGATCAGCTATCTGATCAAAGTGCTCTAA